Proteins encoded together in one Thalassotalea crassostreae window:
- a CDS encoding LysR family transcriptional regulator — MNKPRTVSEYDLKLLRIFKEVVEHGGFAAAEETLGITRSTISIHMASLETRLRQTLCIRGRKGFSLTREGQAIYRASLKLFDSFNDFSHLVHALDQDITGDIVILCSDQLDRHTQQMLSDLIELVYQQAPDINLIVDGDSVANIEQKLLEDKAHLAIFPGYQKVEELSYQRFHQEAIYLCCSHQHPLFSVDARLLSQEDIIKWPAIHPGIEISHQGSSLLKQLKISAHSYQFDTRLAMIKSGKYIGFLPKSYIKRELEDETLKLLKDDIFKYQFELSAVVKSQPLERKKVAMVQHSFQQVIDQLTS, encoded by the coding sequence GTGAATAAACCAAGAACTGTAAGCGAATACGACTTAAAACTATTGCGGATATTTAAAGAAGTTGTAGAACATGGCGGGTTCGCAGCTGCAGAAGAAACTCTAGGAATAACTCGTTCGACCATCAGTATACATATGGCTAGTTTAGAAACACGGTTACGGCAAACTTTATGTATTCGAGGGCGAAAAGGTTTTTCCTTAACTCGCGAAGGGCAAGCTATTTACCGGGCAAGCCTTAAATTATTTGATTCATTTAACGATTTCTCGCATTTGGTTCACGCTCTAGATCAAGATATAACCGGCGATATTGTTATTCTTTGCTCAGATCAACTCGATAGACATACACAGCAAATGCTTTCTGATTTAATTGAGTTGGTTTATCAACAGGCTCCCGATATTAATTTAATTGTTGATGGTGATTCAGTGGCAAACATTGAACAAAAATTATTAGAGGACAAAGCACACCTGGCGATATTTCCAGGTTATCAAAAAGTGGAAGAATTGAGTTACCAGCGCTTTCATCAAGAAGCAATTTACCTATGCTGCAGTCATCAACATCCTCTATTTAGTGTTGATGCTAGGTTATTAAGCCAAGAGGATATTATTAAATGGCCAGCAATTCATCCAGGTATAGAAATTAGCCATCAGGGTAGTTCGTTATTAAAACAGTTGAAAATCTCAGCGCATTCATACCAATTTGATACACGATTGGCGATGATAAAATCAGGAAAATACATCGGCTTCTTGCCAAAAAGCTATATTAAAAGAGAACTCGAAGATGAAACTTTGAAGCTATTAAAAGATGATATCTTCAAATATCAATTTGAACTATCAGCGGTGGTAAAGTCCCAACCTCTAGAGCGCAAGAAAGTCGCTATGGTGCAACACTCTTTTCAACAAGTCATTGACCAGTTAACTTCCTAA
- the gabT gene encoding 4-aminobutyrate--2-oxoglutarate transaminase — protein sequence MNPVNVKTNADLQQRKVKAIARGQGNAYPVYVEKAKNSEVWDVEGKRYIDFGTGIAVCNTGHSHPKVVAAVKAQVDNFSHTCVMVNPYEVAVELAEKLTTLAPGESDKKAVFVTTGAEAVENCIKIARAYTGRRGVIAFNGGFHGRTNLTMALTGKITPYKHLFGPFAGDIFHAPFPIECHDVTVEQSLKALDNLFKVDIAPSDVAAIIVEPVQGEGGFYHAPKEFLKALRSKCDELGIVLIADEIQTGFGRTGKMFSCEHAEVEPDLITMAKGIAGGFPIAAVVGKSDIMDAPLPGGLGGTYGGSPVACAAALAVLEIIEDEDLINRSNVIGDTFNQRLRQLQSQHPNLILDVRNQGSMIALELVHDGDKEQPNVQLTQAIIANAAEHGLILLACGFYGNVIRFLPALTISDEILNEGLNDFVRLFNKLAS from the coding sequence ATGAACCCAGTGAATGTAAAAACCAATGCAGATTTACAACAACGTAAAGTAAAAGCGATTGCTCGCGGGCAAGGTAACGCATATCCAGTATACGTTGAAAAAGCTAAAAACTCAGAAGTTTGGGATGTTGAAGGAAAACGCTATATTGATTTTGGAACTGGTATAGCGGTCTGCAATACTGGACATAGTCATCCAAAAGTAGTCGCTGCAGTAAAAGCGCAAGTCGATAATTTTAGCCATACCTGTGTCATGGTTAATCCTTACGAAGTTGCCGTAGAATTAGCCGAGAAACTTACTACGTTAGCGCCCGGAGAGAGTGACAAGAAAGCGGTATTTGTGACTACTGGTGCTGAAGCGGTAGAAAATTGCATTAAAATTGCGAGAGCCTATACCGGTCGAAGAGGTGTAATTGCTTTTAATGGCGGCTTTCATGGGCGTACTAATTTGACCATGGCATTAACTGGTAAAATAACGCCTTATAAACATTTGTTTGGCCCATTCGCGGGTGATATTTTTCACGCGCCATTTCCGATTGAATGTCATGATGTAACCGTTGAACAGTCTCTGAAAGCGCTAGATAACCTGTTTAAGGTAGATATCGCACCGAGCGACGTAGCAGCCATTATTGTTGAACCAGTGCAAGGTGAAGGTGGATTTTATCATGCACCTAAAGAGTTTTTAAAAGCGCTGAGATCGAAATGTGATGAACTTGGAATTGTGCTCATTGCCGATGAAATCCAAACCGGTTTTGGGCGCACGGGCAAAATGTTTAGCTGTGAACATGCAGAAGTTGAGCCAGACTTAATTACTATGGCAAAAGGTATTGCTGGTGGATTTCCAATCGCTGCAGTAGTGGGTAAAAGCGATATTATGGATGCACCTTTGCCAGGAGGGTTAGGTGGTACTTATGGTGGTTCACCTGTTGCTTGTGCAGCGGCACTTGCAGTGCTTGAGATTATTGAAGATGAAGACCTAATCAATAGATCAAACGTTATAGGAGACACATTTAACCAGCGACTTCGTCAATTGCAGAGTCAACATCCTAATTTAATTCTTGATGTGCGTAATCAAGGCTCAATGATTGCGCTTGAATTGGTGCATGATGGCGATAAAGAGCAACCTAATGTGCAATTAACGCAAGCCATTATTGCTAATGCTGCGGAACATGGATTGATATTGCTAGCCTGTGGTTTTTATGGCAATGTGATCCGATTCTTACCGGCGCTAACAATATCAGATGAAATATTGAATGAAGGATTAAATGATTTTGTTCGTTTGTTCAATAAGCTTGCAAGCTGA
- a CDS encoding PLP-dependent aminotransferase family protein, translating into MLNRLIYLDAKLSESLQSQLRQKLVEGILVGSFAAGSKLPSSRKLAQQLNISRNTVVLVYQALLAEGYIESRERSGIFVSEEINRGKVEFVDSDIKYNPKQSDNQRRFKGAIAATNAASCPADWQNYSFPFIDGKFNSSLYPVKEWREAVIKANSTRELYLWGQLKSGEDDPMLLDEIRTKILPRRGIQASRDEILITVGTQQALHLITQLFVDETVEVAVEEPGYPEMRALLEQKKAKLLHQPIDDKGLIVDDRLNDCDIIYTTPSHQTPTSITMSLERRDQLLNKAKEQDCLIIEDDFEFESNFLGHPHPALRSLDTDNRVIYVSCLSKVLASGVQIGFIVADASVITELKKLRKLVLRNPPISNQRTVAHFLAMGHYDAFMMHLHKTFFERWLTLREALNIYLPNCIDTGPIQGGTAYWITGPKQLDGEYLRKKAVEHGILIEPVKRYFALGSSPSNCFRMGVTSIPNEKIREGVRKLAQLIHQLTDEHEEKLSNATGKLLEQQQLEQILPGALLECQMVYGVPCTIELKENGRMIGQTFGNDNEVDTGRWWIENGMYYRKWNLWGYGEMRGFYVIMDGNEMKWFDQNYCFVRTLTYQQSTPE; encoded by the coding sequence ATGCTTAATCGTTTAATCTATCTCGATGCAAAGTTATCTGAAAGCCTGCAGTCTCAGCTAAGACAAAAGCTTGTAGAAGGTATTCTTGTAGGCTCTTTTGCCGCGGGCAGTAAACTGCCATCATCACGAAAACTTGCTCAGCAATTAAACATTTCTAGAAATACCGTGGTGCTGGTATATCAAGCCTTGTTGGCGGAAGGATATATCGAATCTCGTGAACGTAGCGGTATTTTCGTGAGTGAAGAAATTAACCGCGGTAAAGTAGAGTTTGTCGATAGTGATATTAAATACAACCCTAAACAAAGTGATAATCAACGCCGCTTTAAAGGAGCAATAGCAGCGACCAATGCGGCCTCATGTCCTGCGGATTGGCAAAATTACTCGTTTCCCTTCATTGATGGCAAATTTAATTCATCACTATACCCAGTTAAAGAGTGGCGAGAGGCTGTAATTAAGGCCAACAGTACTCGTGAACTTTATTTATGGGGACAGTTAAAAAGTGGTGAAGATGACCCCATGTTGCTCGACGAAATTCGCACTAAAATACTTCCAAGAAGAGGTATTCAAGCGAGTAGAGACGAAATCTTAATTACCGTAGGAACGCAACAAGCATTGCATTTAATCACTCAATTATTTGTCGATGAAACTGTTGAAGTGGCGGTTGAGGAGCCAGGCTATCCAGAAATGCGAGCGTTGCTAGAACAAAAAAAAGCAAAACTATTACATCAACCTATTGATGACAAGGGCCTCATTGTTGATGACCGATTGAATGACTGTGACATTATTTATACCACTCCTAGCCATCAAACTCCGACCAGTATTACCATGTCGCTTGAGCGCCGCGATCAGTTGTTAAACAAAGCTAAAGAGCAAGATTGTTTAATAATCGAAGATGATTTTGAATTTGAAAGTAATTTTTTGGGGCATCCACATCCGGCACTACGAAGTTTAGATACCGATAACCGCGTCATCTATGTTTCTTGTTTATCTAAAGTACTTGCTTCAGGAGTACAAATTGGTTTTATTGTCGCTGACGCAAGCGTGATTACTGAGCTTAAAAAACTGCGAAAATTAGTACTGCGAAACCCTCCTATTAGTAATCAAAGAACCGTGGCGCATTTTTTAGCAATGGGCCATTACGATGCCTTTATGATGCACTTACATAAAACCTTTTTTGAACGTTGGCTGACACTGCGAGAGGCACTGAACATATACTTACCAAATTGTATTGATACCGGACCAATTCAAGGAGGGACGGCGTATTGGATTACCGGACCGAAACAACTTGATGGTGAATACTTGCGAAAGAAAGCGGTAGAACACGGTATATTGATCGAACCGGTAAAGCGCTATTTTGCATTGGGTTCTTCACCAAGTAATTGTTTTCGTATGGGAGTAACTAGCATTCCGAATGAAAAAATTCGCGAAGGTGTTAGAAAACTAGCGCAACTTATTCATCAGCTAACTGATGAACACGAAGAAAAGCTGTCTAATGCCACGGGTAAATTATTAGAACAGCAACAACTAGAGCAAATATTACCTGGTGCGTTATTGGAGTGTCAGATGGTTTATGGCGTTCCTTGCACCATAGAACTAAAAGAAAATGGCCGTATGATTGGCCAAACATTTGGCAATGATAATGAAGTCGATACGGGCCGTTGGTGGATAGAAAATGGTATGTATTACCGCAAATGGAACTTGTGGGGATACGGTGAAATGCGTGGCTTCTACGTTATTATGGATGGTAATGAAATGAAGTGGTTTGATCAAAATTATTGCTTTGTACGCACCTTAACCTATCAACAATCTACCCCTGAATAA
- a CDS encoding TonB-dependent receptor, with amino-acid sequence MKKVTFNRSTIATAVSTAILLSVPSAAYAEEAQASATEDKKIERIQVTATHRSVSQEELPFNISSVQGEEIEGLAIVDNAELLRNVAGITVVDRGQRNGGTTNSMIIRGLNVESGTPDDVGESTVPTVSTYVDSTPIFANFLLKDIERVEILRGPQGTLYGSGSLGGTVRYIMNKPDADLTEGSFKLDLSQTDGSDGQNLGFDAMYNMPVGETSALRFVMSHVDQDGIIDAPNLYQLDDNGIPLVKDDAGNCKSVSDGSLTSQQVTFNGACYESKDDIDSVEMTYFKVAFATELTDDINLLITHHIQSDEVGGRRAVTNGADYYGNEYGEYENGLTALEPSERDVSLTSLEIEADLGFATLTSSSSVYDHDGSGWRDNTSLWVTDRTGGAGFTNWFDILYTGNPRPLAHVEAGFEDEAIIQEFRLVSNTDESDSIDWIVGAYYMDQERTTTNFSHLRGLEEYGFACIDVGASCASDGSWWAGVDAINDMDFSYIRKETFEDMALYGELTYKFSKQFRVTAGVRWFDNELTNETSTFFAFLQPEDIPFVEYPTQSEDDILMKLNISYDISDQTMLYATYSEGFRRGGSNAIPDSGPFAEYRPETVSLYEKDTVENYEIGIKGYTDNITYSADIFMVDWDQPQLNTSTAWWAFFMAQNGESAESSGVELEMNAQLSSSLNLNIGYAFVESELSDDLIAPQYENVIAESGARLPGVAEHTFSMSLKHMTNLTDEVEMVSRISGYYQSDSVNSVVESSSIYDEFDGFTIFNASVTFVMDNWATSLYMKNISNEEGVTASYPDSYLSTDTGVFENYYGNNQRDYIARPRTIGATLSYQF; translated from the coding sequence ATGAAAAAAGTTACATTCAACAGATCAACAATAGCGACAGCGGTAAGTACTGCTATTTTATTGTCGGTGCCATCGGCAGCTTACGCTGAAGAAGCGCAAGCAAGTGCAACTGAAGACAAGAAAATAGAGCGAATTCAAGTAACGGCAACTCATCGTTCAGTATCACAAGAGGAACTACCGTTTAACATTTCTTCGGTTCAAGGCGAAGAAATTGAAGGTTTAGCGATTGTGGATAATGCCGAGTTACTCCGTAATGTTGCGGGTATTACTGTTGTAGACCGAGGTCAACGTAATGGTGGTACGACTAACTCTATGATTATTCGAGGCTTGAATGTTGAAAGTGGTACACCTGACGATGTTGGTGAATCTACCGTTCCGACAGTGTCTACCTATGTCGACAGTACACCAATTTTTGCGAATTTCCTATTAAAAGATATTGAGCGAGTAGAAATCTTAAGGGGTCCGCAAGGTACTTTATATGGTTCTGGTTCATTAGGTGGTACGGTGCGTTACATTATGAACAAGCCAGACGCTGATTTAACTGAAGGTAGTTTTAAATTGGACTTGAGCCAAACAGATGGTTCCGATGGCCAAAACCTCGGTTTTGATGCCATGTATAATATGCCTGTTGGTGAAACATCTGCATTAAGATTTGTTATGTCTCATGTCGATCAAGACGGTATTATCGATGCCCCTAATTTATATCAATTGGATGATAATGGCATTCCATTAGTAAAAGATGATGCTGGTAACTGTAAAAGCGTTTCAGATGGCAGCTTAACATCTCAACAAGTTACCTTTAACGGCGCTTGTTACGAGTCTAAAGATGATATTGATTCAGTAGAAATGACCTATTTTAAAGTAGCATTTGCCACAGAATTAACCGACGATATTAATTTATTAATTACCCATCATATTCAAAGTGATGAAGTTGGTGGTCGTAGAGCGGTAACAAACGGTGCAGATTATTACGGCAATGAATACGGCGAATATGAAAATGGACTGACTGCATTAGAGCCATCAGAACGTGACGTTTCTTTAACCAGTTTAGAGATAGAAGCGGATCTTGGCTTTGCGACACTTACCTCGAGTTCGTCGGTATATGATCATGACGGTTCCGGCTGGCGCGATAATACCAGTTTATGGGTAACAGATAGAACCGGTGGTGCGGGTTTTACTAACTGGTTTGATATTCTTTATACGGGTAATCCGCGCCCTTTAGCACACGTAGAAGCGGGCTTTGAAGACGAAGCAATTATTCAAGAGTTTAGATTAGTATCCAATACTGATGAAAGTGACAGTATCGATTGGATAGTAGGTGCGTATTACATGGATCAAGAGCGCACAACAACTAACTTTAGTCATCTTCGTGGATTAGAAGAATATGGGTTTGCGTGTATAGACGTAGGTGCTAGCTGTGCTTCCGATGGTTCGTGGTGGGCTGGCGTTGATGCAATTAACGACATGGATTTTAGTTATATTCGTAAAGAAACGTTTGAAGATATGGCACTATACGGCGAGCTAACTTACAAATTTAGCAAGCAGTTTAGAGTCACTGCCGGGGTTCGTTGGTTCGACAATGAGTTAACCAATGAAACTTCTACCTTCTTCGCATTTTTGCAGCCTGAAGACATCCCGTTTGTTGAATATCCGACACAAAGCGAAGACGATATTTTGATGAAGCTAAACATTTCTTATGACATTAGCGACCAAACAATGTTGTATGCAACGTATTCAGAAGGTTTCCGTCGTGGCGGCTCAAATGCAATTCCAGATAGTGGCCCGTTTGCAGAATATCGACCTGAAACAGTATCTCTTTATGAAAAAGATACCGTAGAGAATTACGAAATAGGTATAAAAGGCTACACCGATAATATTACTTACTCAGCAGATATTTTTATGGTTGATTGGGATCAACCACAGTTAAATACATCGACAGCTTGGTGGGCATTCTTTATGGCTCAAAATGGCGAAAGTGCTGAAAGTAGCGGTGTTGAACTTGAAATGAATGCTCAGTTATCGAGCAGTCTAAATCTTAATATTGGTTATGCATTTGTTGAATCAGAATTAAGTGATGATCTAATAGCTCCGCAATATGAAAACGTAATCGCTGAATCAGGTGCGCGTTTACCAGGCGTTGCCGAGCATACCTTCTCTATGAGTTTAAAACATATGACCAACCTTACTGATGAGGTTGAAATGGTCAGCAGAATTTCTGGCTACTATCAATCAGATTCAGTTAACTCAGTGGTTGAATCTAGTTCTATATACGATGAATTTGACGGCTTTACTATATTTAATGCTTCAGTCACTTTTGTTATGGATAATTGGGCGACGAGTTTATACATGAAGAACATAAGCAATGAAGAGGGCGTAACAGCAAGTTATCCTGACTCATACTTAAGTACCGATACCGGTGTATTTGAAAATTACTATGGTAATAACCAACGTGATTATATTGCCCGACCTCGTACAATTGGCGCAACCTTGTCATACCAATTTTAA
- a CDS encoding carbon-nitrogen hydrolase family protein: protein MSHFAIAGLQMNLSNGDNLSEIASEIVRTKKRFPWIDMIVLSELASFGSDKKYAQSLPGDAENFYCQLARDNNVWLIPGSHYEQTPTGIFNTASVINNQGQVVARHRKIYPFLPYESDINAGNEFVVFDVPGGRIGVAICYDLWFPEVARTLACEGAEVLIYPTLTGTIDRPMELILAQATAVNNQCYVMTINASGGIGNGQSNAIGPDGQIIYQAGCAAELIPIEIDFEQVRRNRERGLHGLGQVLKSFRDNEVEYTVYKNKECKNKSLSSLSKLEVPGIKEK, encoded by the coding sequence ATGAGCCATTTTGCTATTGCCGGCCTACAAATGAATTTGTCTAATGGTGATAATTTATCCGAAATAGCTAGTGAAATAGTTAGAACTAAAAAGCGTTTTCCTTGGATCGATATGATTGTATTAAGTGAACTTGCCAGTTTTGGAAGCGACAAAAAATACGCCCAATCATTACCTGGTGATGCAGAAAATTTTTATTGCCAATTGGCTCGAGACAATAATGTCTGGTTGATCCCTGGTAGCCATTATGAGCAAACACCAACTGGCATATTTAACACTGCGTCGGTAATTAATAATCAAGGTCAGGTCGTTGCTCGTCACCGCAAAATTTATCCATTTTTACCTTATGAATCAGATATTAATGCTGGAAATGAATTTGTCGTATTTGATGTGCCGGGCGGGCGTATTGGTGTTGCCATTTGTTACGACCTTTGGTTTCCTGAGGTTGCGAGAACACTTGCATGCGAAGGTGCAGAAGTGCTCATTTACCCAACATTAACGGGCACAATTGATAGGCCGATGGAGTTGATATTAGCACAAGCGACAGCGGTAAATAATCAATGTTACGTAATGACGATAAATGCGTCAGGTGGGATTGGTAATGGTCAATCGAATGCTATTGGCCCGGATGGCCAGATTATTTACCAAGCGGGCTGCGCAGCAGAATTAATTCCCATTGAAATTGACTTTGAGCAGGTAAGAAGAAATCGAGAGCGTGGCTTACATGGACTAGGCCAAGTTTTAAAAAGTTTTCGTGACAATGAAGTCGAATATACGGTTTACAAAAATAAAGAATGCAAAAACAAAAGCTTAAGCTCACTTAGTAAATTAGAAGTGCCGGGCATAAAAGAAAAATAA
- a CDS encoding NAD-dependent succinate-semialdehyde dehydrogenase, with the protein MLVLNDSSLLRPGSYIDGQWQTNNQHLAVRNPANGELLHTIANSNGIETEQAVVAARKAFTSWKKTTANERASIMRRWFNLIMEHQQDLAKILTAEQGKPLAEASGEIGYGAAFIEWFAEEAKRVYGDTIPAPSGDKRIVVIKQPVGVVAAITPWNFPNAMIARKAAAALAAGCTFIVRPATQTPLSALALAELAQRAGVPAGVFNVVVGDNARAMGQILTSHPDVDKFTFTGSTGVGKSLIAQCATTVKKVSMELGGNAPFIVFDDADVDAAVAGAIASKYRNAGQTCVCTNRIFVQQDIKDEFTEKFVSAVKQLQVGDGFDENVVIGPMISTQAVRDVQNLVQESISQGAVVALGGDSHSAGDCFYQPTIMTNVSNDMAIAANEIFGPVSPIIAFDNEDEVIGLANDTEYGLAAYFYARDIGRIWRVAEGLEYGMVGINEGIISNAAAPFGGMKQSGNGREGSKYGLDDYLEIKYLCMGGLDK; encoded by the coding sequence ATGCTTGTATTAAACGACAGTAGCTTACTAAGACCGGGGTCTTATATAGATGGCCAATGGCAAACAAATAATCAACATTTAGCAGTGAGAAATCCGGCCAATGGAGAGCTTTTACATACAATAGCTAACAGTAATGGTATTGAAACCGAGCAGGCAGTTGTTGCCGCGAGAAAAGCATTTACTAGCTGGAAAAAAACGACCGCTAATGAACGAGCAAGCATCATGCGTCGGTGGTTCAATTTGATAATGGAACATCAGCAAGATTTGGCCAAAATACTCACAGCTGAACAAGGTAAACCGTTAGCAGAAGCAAGTGGTGAAATTGGTTATGGTGCGGCTTTTATTGAGTGGTTTGCTGAAGAGGCGAAACGAGTATATGGCGATACAATTCCTGCCCCATCTGGGGATAAACGAATTGTCGTAATAAAGCAGCCTGTGGGTGTTGTTGCAGCAATTACACCGTGGAATTTCCCTAATGCAATGATCGCAAGGAAAGCGGCAGCGGCTCTTGCTGCCGGTTGTACTTTTATTGTTAGACCGGCAACTCAAACGCCTTTATCGGCATTAGCACTCGCTGAATTAGCACAGCGAGCAGGTGTTCCTGCCGGCGTTTTTAATGTTGTTGTTGGCGATAACGCGCGAGCAATGGGGCAGATTTTAACTAGTCACCCTGATGTTGATAAATTTACTTTTACTGGCTCGACTGGCGTGGGTAAATCATTGATAGCCCAGTGTGCGACAACGGTCAAAAAAGTGTCGATGGAGCTTGGCGGGAATGCACCATTTATTGTGTTTGATGATGCTGATGTCGATGCGGCGGTCGCAGGTGCGATTGCCTCGAAATATCGAAATGCTGGGCAAACGTGTGTGTGCACTAATCGGATTTTCGTGCAGCAAGATATTAAAGACGAATTTACTGAAAAATTTGTTTCGGCGGTGAAGCAGCTGCAAGTTGGCGATGGTTTTGATGAAAATGTGGTTATTGGTCCAATGATTTCAACGCAAGCGGTAAGAGATGTACAAAATCTCGTGCAAGAGTCGATTAGTCAAGGGGCGGTAGTCGCATTAGGTGGAGATAGTCATAGCGCCGGTGATTGCTTTTACCAACCGACAATTATGACCAATGTCAGCAATGATATGGCTATTGCCGCAAACGAAATATTTGGTCCTGTATCACCGATTATTGCCTTTGATAATGAAGATGAAGTGATTGGCTTGGCGAATGATACAGAGTATGGCCTAGCTGCCTATTTTTATGCCCGAGATATTGGCCGAATTTGGCGAGTCGCTGAAGGTTTGGAATATGGCATGGTAGGTATTAATGAAGGCATCATTTCAAATGCAGCAGCACCTTTTGGTGGTATGAAACAATCGGGTAACGGTCGAGAAGGTTCTAAGTATGGCCTTGATGACTATTTAGAAATCAAATATTTATGTATGGGAGGGTTAGACAAATGA